From the Pectobacterium carotovorum genome, one window contains:
- the lipB gene encoding lipoyl(octanoyl) transferase LipB, whose translation MTHLLQDKIIVRQFDVQPYEPVSLAMHNFTDRRDENTPDELWLVQHPRVFTQGQAGKAEHVLMPGDIPVIQSDRGGQVTYHGPGQQVMYVLIDLKRRKLGVRQLVTAIENTVIGALAHFQIEAHARADAPGVYVGERKICSLGLRIRKGCSFHGLALNIAMDLSPFLRINPCGYAGMEMTQISDLVPGVTLDDTSPVLVNTFLQQVGYSAPEFIPWNLDIQGEPLPG comes from the coding sequence ATGACACACTTGCTACAGGATAAGATCATCGTACGCCAGTTTGACGTACAGCCGTATGAACCCGTCTCTCTGGCGATGCATAATTTCACCGACCGACGCGATGAGAATACTCCAGACGAACTCTGGCTGGTCCAGCATCCTCGCGTATTTACACAGGGTCAGGCGGGCAAAGCTGAGCATGTCCTCATGCCCGGTGATATTCCCGTGATTCAAAGCGACAGAGGCGGTCAGGTGACCTATCACGGCCCCGGTCAACAGGTCATGTACGTGTTGATTGACCTGAAGCGTCGCAAGCTCGGCGTTCGTCAGCTCGTCACGGCTATCGAAAATACCGTGATTGGTGCTCTGGCACACTTCCAGATCGAAGCCCATGCGCGCGCTGATGCGCCCGGCGTCTATGTGGGCGAGCGTAAAATCTGTTCGCTAGGACTGCGTATTCGCAAAGGCTGCTCTTTTCACGGGCTGGCACTCAATATCGCCATGGATCTCTCCCCTTTCCTGCGCATCAACCCGTGTGGTTATGCCGGTATGGAGATGACGCAAATCAGCGATCTGGTGCCGGGCGTCACGTTGGATGACACATCCCCCGTGCTAGTGAACACCTTTTTACAGCAAGTTGGCTATTCCGCACCCGAGTTTATTCCGTGGAATCTGGACATACAGGGTGAGCCGCTTCCTGGTTAA
- the ybeD gene encoding DUF493 family protein YbeD yields the protein MKTKLNELLEFPCVFTYKVMGEAKPELVDLVVEVVQRHAPGDYTPQIKPSSKGNYHSVSITITATHIEQVETLYEELGNIDIVRMVL from the coding sequence ATGAAAACCAAATTAAACGAACTGCTTGAATTCCCCTGTGTTTTTACCTACAAGGTCATGGGTGAGGCAAAACCAGAGCTGGTCGATCTGGTCGTTGAAGTGGTACAACGTCATGCGCCAGGCGACTACACGCCGCAGATCAAACCCAGCAGCAAAGGGAATTACCACTCCGTTTCCATCACCATCACTGCGACACACATTGAGCAGGTGGAAACGCTGTACGAAGAACTGGGCAACATCGACATCGTGCGCATGGTTCTGTAA
- the dacA gene encoding D-alanyl-D-alanine carboxypeptidase DacA codes for MNTVNTSRFTKRTALGALLAISASSFAYAEDINLKTMIPGVPQIDAESYILIDYNSGKVLAEMNADTRRDPASLTKMMTSYVIGQAIKSGKITPNDIVTVGKDAWATGNPTFQGSSLMFLKPGDRVPVSQLNRGIILQSGNDACVAMADYVAGSQDAFVNLMNGYVKALGLQNTNFETVHGLDAPGQFSSARDMALIGQALIRDVPEEYATYKEKEFTFNNIRQPNRNGLLWDSSLNVDGIKTGHTSSAGFNLVASATEGQMRLISAVLGGRNAKGRESESKKLLTWGFRFFETVAPLKAGKEFASEPVWFGDSDRVALGVEKDAYLTIPRGRMKDLKASYVLDNTELHAPLAKNQVVGSINFQLDGKTIDQRPLVVMNEVKEGGIFGRMIDYIKLMFHHWFG; via the coding sequence ATGAATACTGTAAACACGTCTCGTTTTACTAAACGTACTGCGCTTGGCGCACTGCTCGCCATTAGCGCCTCTTCCTTTGCCTATGCCGAAGATATCAATCTCAAAACGATGATCCCCGGCGTTCCGCAAATCGATGCTGAATCCTACATCCTGATTGATTACAACTCTGGGAAAGTGTTGGCGGAAATGAACGCTGACACGCGCCGCGATCCGGCCAGCTTAACGAAAATGATGACCAGCTACGTGATTGGTCAGGCAATTAAATCAGGAAAAATCACCCCGAACGACATCGTTACCGTCGGTAAAGATGCCTGGGCAACCGGCAACCCGACCTTCCAGGGCTCTTCCCTGATGTTCCTGAAGCCGGGCGACCGTGTTCCCGTCTCCCAATTAAACCGCGGTATTATCCTGCAATCCGGTAACGATGCCTGCGTCGCGATGGCCGACTACGTTGCCGGCAGTCAGGATGCCTTCGTTAACCTGATGAACGGTTACGTGAAGGCGCTGGGGCTGCAAAATACCAATTTTGAAACCGTGCACGGTCTTGATGCACCGGGCCAGTTCAGCTCGGCGCGTGATATGGCTCTGATTGGTCAGGCGCTGATCCGCGATGTGCCAGAAGAGTACGCGACCTACAAAGAGAAAGAGTTCACGTTCAACAATATCCGCCAGCCTAACCGTAACGGTTTGCTGTGGGATTCCAGCCTGAATGTTGACGGCATCAAAACGGGCCATACGTCATCAGCTGGCTTTAATCTGGTCGCCTCGGCAACAGAAGGTCAGATGCGCCTGATTTCAGCGGTACTGGGCGGACGTAATGCCAAAGGACGCGAATCAGAAAGTAAAAAACTGCTGACCTGGGGCTTCCGCTTCTTTGAAACCGTTGCGCCGTTGAAAGCAGGCAAAGAATTTGCATCCGAACCGGTCTGGTTTGGCGACAGCGATCGCGTTGCACTGGGCGTTGAGAAAGATGCCTACCTGACTATTCCACGTGGCCGTATGAAAGATCTGAAAGCCAGCTACGTTCTGGACAACACCGAGCTGCACGCGCCGTTAGCGAAAAATCAGGTTGTGGGTTCCATCAACTTCCAACTGGATGGCAAAACCATCGACCAGCGCCCGCTGGTGGTCATGAACGAAGTGAAAGAAGGCGGGATCTTTGGCCGCATGATCGACTACATCAAACTGATGTTCCATCACTGGTTCGGCTAA
- the rlpA gene encoding endolytic peptidoglycan transglycosylase RlpA — translation MRKDWLWIGVATLALAACTTTEQRQPAPPVTQVYSGPVEEIGGAEPRYEPYNQGTLQDYSIKGKSYKIVKNPQNFSETGLAAWYGEEASGNRTSIGETFDPNAITAAHPTLPLPSYVRVTNLSNGRRLVVRVNDRGPYTPGRIIDLSKAAGDRLNISNNTKVKVDFINVAPDGTLSGPGTVGTTVAKQSFALPERPSFGASGLGTPMMETTSPTPNSAVRPISNSNLSVPAESTQPQSSAPSHSGGFLGAPSALRAGVVESSVTPAATPSSSAAPLNVAPAATAAVAAPSAAAPSATGRYVVQVGALSDQQRAQTWQRSLSERFRVAGKVTASGGLYRIQLGPFQNRQQAAELQQRLSVEAQQQSFITAAPSTL, via the coding sequence ATGCGTAAGGATTGGCTTTGGATCGGCGTAGCAACTCTGGCGCTTGCTGCCTGTACCACAACGGAGCAGCGGCAGCCAGCACCGCCCGTGACTCAGGTTTATAGCGGCCCCGTCGAAGAGATCGGCGGCGCGGAACCGCGTTACGAACCCTACAATCAGGGGACGCTGCAAGACTACAGCATCAAAGGCAAGAGCTATAAAATTGTCAAAAATCCGCAAAACTTTAGCGAGACCGGCTTAGCGGCCTGGTATGGCGAAGAAGCCAGCGGTAATCGCACGTCAATCGGCGAAACGTTTGATCCGAACGCGATCACCGCCGCCCACCCAACTCTGCCGCTGCCGAGCTATGTCCGCGTCACCAACCTGAGCAACGGTCGCCGTCTGGTTGTGCGTGTAAACGATCGCGGGCCGTATACACCAGGCAGAATTATCGATCTGTCGAAAGCCGCAGGCGATCGGCTGAACATCTCGAACAATACCAAAGTAAAAGTAGATTTCATCAACGTCGCGCCAGATGGCACGCTCTCCGGTCCCGGAACCGTGGGCACCACCGTCGCGAAGCAAAGTTTCGCCCTGCCGGAACGCCCAAGCTTCGGTGCCAGCGGGCTGGGTACGCCAATGATGGAAACCACGTCGCCAACGCCCAACAGCGCCGTTCGCCCAATCAGTAATAGCAACCTGAGCGTGCCGGCAGAAAGCACACAGCCGCAAAGCAGTGCGCCATCGCACAGCGGTGGTTTTTTAGGAGCCCCTTCCGCGCTGCGCGCTGGCGTGGTTGAGTCCAGCGTGACACCGGCGGCAACACCGTCCTCATCCGCAGCGCCACTGAACGTCGCGCCAGCGGCGACGGCAGCCGTTGCCGCTCCCTCAGCGGCAGCCCCCTCAGCCACGGGTCGTTATGTGGTTCAGGTTGGTGCACTGAGCGATCAGCAGCGCGCACAAACCTGGCAGCGCAGCCTGAGCGAACGCTTCCGCGTTGCCGGTAAAGTCACGGCGAGCGGCGGACTGTACCGCATCCAACTGGGGCCATTCCAGAATCGGCAGCAAGCCGCTGAACTTCAACAACGTTTGTCAGTCGAAGCTCAGCAGCAGTCGTTTATTACCGCCGCACCCAGCACGCTCTAG
- the mrdB gene encoding peptidoglycan glycosyltransferase MrdB (rod shape-determining protein RodA) translates to MTDSQQKGSFWAKIHIDLPFLLCILALLGYSLFVLWSASGQDVGMMERKVVQIVLGFTVMIVMAQIPPRVYEGWAPYLYVFCVILLLIVDIFGQISKGAQRWLDLGFIRFQPSEIAKIAVPLMVARFINRDMCPPSLKNTAIALVLIFVPTLLVAAQPDLGTSILVALSGLFVLFLAGMSWRLIGIAVLLLAAFIPILWFFLMHDYQRARVMMLLDPESDPLGAGYHIIQSKIAIGSGGLSGKGWLHGTQSQLEFLPERHTDFIFAVLSEELGLIGVLILLAMYLFMIMRGLVIAANAQTSFGRVMVGGLMLILFFYVFVNIGMVSGILPVVGVPLPLISYGGSALVVLMAGFGIVMSIHTHRKLLSKNL, encoded by the coding sequence ATGACCGATAGCCAACAAAAGGGATCGTTCTGGGCGAAAATCCACATCGACCTCCCGTTTCTTCTCTGCATCCTGGCACTGTTGGGCTATAGCCTATTTGTCTTATGGAGCGCCAGCGGGCAAGACGTCGGTATGATGGAGCGAAAAGTCGTTCAAATCGTACTGGGGTTTACGGTGATGATCGTAATGGCGCAAATCCCCCCTCGCGTGTATGAGGGCTGGGCTCCCTATCTCTACGTCTTTTGCGTCATTTTGCTGCTCATCGTGGATATTTTCGGGCAGATTAGTAAAGGCGCGCAGCGCTGGCTGGATCTGGGCTTTATCCGTTTCCAGCCGTCGGAAATTGCCAAGATCGCCGTACCGCTCATGGTTGCGCGTTTTATCAACCGTGATATGTGTCCGCCGTCGCTAAAAAATACGGCAATCGCGCTGGTACTAATTTTTGTCCCTACGCTGCTGGTTGCCGCACAGCCGGATTTAGGCACCTCAATTCTGGTCGCGCTATCAGGGCTGTTTGTGCTTTTCCTCGCCGGCATGAGCTGGCGCTTGATTGGTATCGCCGTCCTGCTACTCGCCGCGTTTATTCCTATACTCTGGTTTTTCCTGATGCATGATTATCAGCGCGCCAGGGTTATGATGCTGCTCGACCCAGAAAGCGATCCGCTCGGCGCTGGATACCATATTATTCAGTCGAAAATTGCGATAGGCTCTGGTGGCCTGTCTGGCAAAGGTTGGCTGCACGGCACACAGTCTCAGTTAGAGTTTCTGCCGGAGCGCCACACCGACTTTATCTTTGCCGTGCTATCAGAAGAGCTCGGCTTAATCGGCGTTTTGATTCTGCTCGCAATGTATCTGTTCATGATCATGCGCGGTCTGGTCATTGCCGCTAATGCACAAACCTCGTTCGGCCGGGTGATGGTCGGCGGGCTGATGCTGATTCTGTTTTTCTATGTTTTCGTCAATATCGGGATGGTCAGCGGTATACTTCCCGTTGTTGGCGTGCCGCTACCGCTAATCAGCTACGGCGGATCGGCGCTGGTCGTCTTAATGGCGGGGTTCGGTATCGTCATGTCGATACATACTCACCGCAAACTGCTATCCAAGAATTTATAA
- the mrdA gene encoding peptidoglycan DD-transpeptidase MrdA translates to MKVERKPFRDYTAESALFVRRALVAFLGILLLSGVLVANLYHLQIVRVDDYRTRSNENRIKLVPIAPSRGIIYDRNGTPLALNRTIYQLELVPDKVDNLKDTLEALRPIVDLTDDDLESFEKERKRSRRFTSIPVKTGLTEIQVARFAVNQYRFPGVEIKGYQRRYYPYGSALTHVTGYVSKINDKDVERLTKEEKIADYAATHDIGKLGIERHYEDLLHGKPGYEEVEVNNRGRVIRQLHEQPPQAGRDIYLTLDLSLQIYIEKLLEGSRAAVIVTDPRDGGILAMVSTPSYDPNLFVDGISTKNYTKLQTDPNRPLINRATQGIYPPASTVKPYIAVSALTAGVITTNTSLFDPGWWQLPGSEKRFRDWKKWGHGRLNLTKSLEESADTFFYQVAYDMGIDRLSEWMNKFGYGQRTGIDISEESRGNMPTREWKLRQFKKPWYQGDTIPVGIGQGYWTATPIQMNKALVTLINDGQVKTPHLLYSSRENGVIVPYRQAENQQIGDIHSGYWEVAKDGMYGVANRANGTAHKSFEDAPYKIAAKSGTAQVFGLKENETYNAHKIAEHLRDHKLMVAFAPYKNPKVAVSIILENGGAGPTVGTITRQILDHILLGDNNTDLPSAPPAPPGSESE, encoded by the coding sequence ATGAAAGTAGAACGTAAACCCTTTCGAGATTATACGGCTGAGTCCGCCCTGTTTGTGCGCCGTGCTTTGGTAGCCTTTCTGGGCATTTTGCTGCTTTCCGGTGTATTAGTCGCTAACCTTTATCATCTGCAGATTGTACGTGTTGATGACTACCGCACACGTTCTAATGAGAACCGTATTAAGCTGGTTCCTATCGCGCCCAGCCGCGGCATCATCTATGACCGCAACGGCACCCCGCTGGCGTTAAACCGCACCATCTACCAGTTAGAGCTGGTGCCCGACAAAGTCGACAATCTTAAAGATACGTTGGAAGCACTGCGTCCCATCGTCGATCTGACCGATGACGATCTGGAAAGTTTTGAGAAAGAGCGTAAGCGCTCACGCCGCTTTACCTCGATTCCGGTGAAAACCGGGCTCACCGAGATTCAGGTTGCCCGTTTTGCCGTCAACCAATATCGCTTCCCCGGCGTTGAAATTAAAGGCTACCAGCGCCGCTATTACCCTTACGGTTCTGCGCTGACGCACGTCACGGGCTATGTCTCCAAAATCAACGATAAAGACGTAGAACGGCTGACCAAAGAAGAAAAAATAGCCGATTACGCCGCTACGCATGACATTGGTAAGCTGGGTATCGAACGTCATTACGAGGATTTGCTGCACGGTAAACCCGGATATGAGGAAGTGGAAGTTAACAACCGCGGCCGCGTGATCCGTCAACTCCACGAACAGCCACCGCAGGCAGGACGCGATATCTACCTGACGTTGGACCTGAGTCTGCAAATCTACATCGAAAAATTACTCGAGGGCAGCCGCGCCGCGGTCATTGTCACCGACCCACGCGATGGCGGTATTCTGGCGATGGTTTCCACGCCTAGCTACGACCCCAACCTCTTTGTCGACGGGATTTCCACCAAAAACTATACCAAACTACAAACCGATCCTAATCGTCCGTTGATCAATCGTGCAACGCAGGGGATATACCCACCCGCCTCCACCGTGAAGCCCTATATTGCGGTTTCCGCCCTGACTGCGGGCGTGATTACCACCAATACCAGTCTGTTCGATCCCGGCTGGTGGCAGTTACCCGGTTCAGAAAAGCGTTTTCGTGACTGGAAAAAATGGGGGCATGGCCGCCTGAATCTCACCAAATCGCTGGAAGAGTCTGCGGATACCTTCTTCTATCAGGTTGCTTATGACATGGGAATCGATCGGCTGTCCGAATGGATGAACAAATTCGGGTACGGTCAACGAACCGGTATTGATATCTCGGAAGAAAGCAGAGGTAACATGCCAACCCGTGAGTGGAAGCTCAGACAATTCAAAAAACCCTGGTATCAAGGCGACACCATTCCTGTCGGGATCGGCCAAGGCTACTGGACGGCGACGCCGATCCAGATGAATAAGGCGTTGGTCACACTGATCAACGACGGTCAGGTCAAAACACCACATTTACTTTATAGTTCGCGCGAAAATGGCGTTATTGTGCCTTACCGACAGGCCGAGAATCAGCAAATTGGCGACATTCACTCTGGCTACTGGGAAGTGGCAAAAGATGGCATGTATGGCGTGGCTAACCGTGCTAACGGCACCGCGCACAAAAGTTTCGAGGATGCCCCTTATAAAATTGCGGCAAAATCCGGTACGGCGCAGGTCTTCGGCCTGAAAGAAAACGAAACCTATAATGCGCACAAGATCGCAGAACATCTGCGTGACCATAAGTTAATGGTTGCCTTTGCCCCATATAAGAATCCTAAAGTCGCGGTATCGATCATTCTGGAAAACGGCGGCGCAGGCCCGACCGTTGGCACCATCACTCGCCAGATCCTTGATCATATTCTGCTGGGTGATAACAATACTGATTTACCCAGTGCGCCCCCTGCGCCACCGGGTAGCGAGAGTGAGTAA
- the rlmH gene encoding 23S rRNA (pseudouridine(1915)-N(3))-methyltransferase RlmH, which yields MKLQLVAVGTKMPDWVQTGFTDYLRRFPKDMPFELLEIPAGKRGKNADIKRILEREGEQMLAAVGKGNRIVTLDIPGTRWETPQLAQQLERWKQDGRDVSLLIGGPEGLAPECKAAAEQSWSLSPLTLPHPLVRVLVAESLYRAWSITTNHPYHRE from the coding sequence ATGAAACTGCAACTGGTCGCCGTTGGCACCAAAATGCCCGACTGGGTGCAGACTGGTTTCACCGATTATCTGCGCCGTTTTCCCAAAGACATGCCTTTCGAACTACTCGAAATTCCGGCGGGGAAACGGGGCAAAAATGCGGACATCAAACGCATCCTGGAACGCGAAGGCGAACAGATGCTGGCGGCGGTGGGCAAAGGCAACCGCATTGTTACGCTGGATATTCCAGGGACTCGCTGGGAGACGCCGCAGCTGGCACAACAGCTGGAACGCTGGAAACAGGACGGGCGCGACGTCAGCCTGCTGATTGGCGGGCCTGAAGGCCTTGCGCCAGAATGCAAAGCCGCAGCCGAACAAAGCTGGTCGCTCTCGCCATTAACGCTGCCGCACCCGCTTGTTCGTGTACTGGTGGCGGAGAGCCTATATCGTGCATGGAGCATTACGACTAATCACCCTTACCATCGGGAGTAA
- the rsfS gene encoding ribosome silencing factor — protein MQGQALQDFVIDKVDDLKAQDIVALNVQGKSSITDYMVICTGTSTRHVASIADHVVQSSRAAGLIPLGVEGESAADWVVVDLGDVMVHVMQEESRQLYELEKLWG, from the coding sequence TTGCAAGGCCAAGCACTCCAAGATTTCGTTATTGATAAGGTCGATGACTTAAAAGCTCAGGATATCGTTGCACTCAATGTGCAGGGTAAATCCAGCATTACTGATTACATGGTTATCTGTACGGGAACCTCTACGCGCCACGTCGCTTCTATTGCCGATCACGTCGTGCAATCTTCACGCGCCGCAGGTCTGATCCCACTCGGCGTCGAAGGCGAAAGCGCCGCTGACTGGGTTGTTGTCGATTTGGGTGACGTGATGGTTCATGTCATGCAAGAAGAAAGTCGCCAGCTGTACGAATTGGAAAAACTGTGGGGCTAG